From the genome of Tistrella bauzanensis:
TCATCAGTGCCACAAGGCCGCTGACGTCGAATCGATCCGACTGTTTCACAGACACAGAAATGGTATCTTGATTGTCAGTTGCAGGGCTACGGGCAAAATTGGCCCAATAGGCACAGCGTCTGATCATAAGCTGTTCAGGGGCGACCGTCAGCCATTCCGCCTTGTCGCGCGGCAGATCGAGCAGAACCAGAATACGCGGTACCATAGCCACGTCACGCAGGAGGTCATAGTTCCGACGTTTGAGCGGAAAGCGGAAGATCCCCTCATGTGCCGCGCCGAGATTTATGGTCGCCTTCAACTGGATGTCGAGCGATGGTCGCATGCTGCCCCCGGCACGGATCTGTATGTCCACACCGTCGCGGTCCAGGTCCATGGTCGCGGTGGTGTAGCCCGCGCCGGCAGCAACAGCCGCCACATAGGCACGCGATAGCGCCTCTTCCTGATCGGGAGCGGACATGATTGCGTCTGGATGCATGCATCTCCCTCCCGATTGCGTGATGACAGGTCGGGCCAGCGCTTCAATTGCGTATCGGACAGGTAGCGGATTCGTGGGCCTTCCATCAACAAAAAGAAGAATGGCTGTCGATTTACAACTCATTTAGTAGAAATAGATACCTGTAGTGGCGTCGCCGCAACAGGCGGTACCGTGTGCTTCAGGTCATCCGCGCAAGTATGGCCGCAATCTGCGCAACAATGATGCCCGGACGCATCATCCGATGTTGCGCGCATGCCGACCCGCGCAACATTGACCGTGGTCAGAGCGAGGTCGCGGCCCTGGCCGCCTGATCATATAGTCCCGACAGCGCCCTCAGCCGCTGCGCAAGGTCGCCGATTTCCTGGTTCGACAGGCCCAGCGAGTGCAGCGAGTCGATCAGGCAGCGCTCGCGGACGTCGCGATAGGCAAGGCAGGCGGTCTCGCCCGCGGGGGTGGTGGCGTATAGCGCTTCCTTGCCCTTGCGTGCGGTCGAAACCAAGCCGGCCTTCTGCAGCTTCTTCAGGCTGTAGCCGACGGTGTGGCTGTCTTCTATGTTCAGCACGAAGCAGATATCCGCCAGCTTCTTGAGCCGCGCCCGGTGGTTGACCGTGTGCAGCACCAGCACGTCCAACTGGCCCAGATCGCCGATGCCCGCCGCCGCCATGCAACGGGTCATCCAGCGCTGGAAGCCGTGGGCGGCGATGATGAGGCCGAACTCGAACTCCGACAGTTCCGGGCTTTTGGTCGAGACCAGGTGGGCCGAATTGACGATGCCGCGCCCGCCGCCGGGAAGCGTGGGGGAGACCCGGTCCTCCCGCGTCGTCGGGCTGTCTGACATGGCCGCGGCGGCGCCCGAAGGCGCCACCTTACTGCCGGTGTTGGGTCGTGTCATGGGGCGTCTACCTGTCGTCTGACGCGGCGCCATAGCCGCCGCCGCCCGGGGTTTCTATCACGAACACGTCGCCGGGCCGCACATCGACCGTGGCGCAGGCGCCGAATTCCTCACGGGTGCCGTCGGTGCGTTCCACCCAGTTGCGGCCGACAGCGCCGTCTTCGCCGCCATCGAGCCCGAAGGGCGGCACCCGGCGACGGTTGGACAGCAGCGACACGGTCATCGCCTCGTCGAAACGCAGCCGCCGGCGCGCGCCATTGCCGCCATGGTGACGGCCGGCCCCCCCTGAGCCCTCGCGGACCTCGAACGCCTCCAGCACCACCGGGAAACGCCATTCCAGCACCTCCGGATCGGTCAGGCGCGAATTGGTCATATGGGTGTGGACCGCATCAGTGCCGTCGAAATCCGGGCCGGCGCCCGATCCGCCGCAGATGGTTTCATAGTATTGATGGCGGGCATTGCCGAAGGTGAGGTTGTTCATGGTGCCCTGGGCACCGGCCTGCACACCCAGCGCGCCATAGATCGCATCGGTCACGACCTGCGAGGTTTCGACATTGCCGGCGACCACCGCTGCCGGATAATGCGGGTTCAGCATCGATCCGGCCGGGATCCGGATGCTGATCGGCTCAAGGCAGCCGTCATTCATCGGGATCTTGTCGTCGACCAGGGTGCGGAAGCTGTAGAGCACCGCCGCCCGGCAGACTGCTGACGGCGCGTTGAAGTTATTGTCGCGCTGCGGCGATGTGCCCTCGAAATCGACCACCGCCTCCCGCGCGTCCCGATCGATGGTGATGGTCACGGTCACCACCGCGCCGTCGTCCATCTCATAGCTGAAGCGGCCGCCCTCCAGCCGGGCGATCGCGCGGCGCACGGCCTCTTCGGCGTTGTTGCGGACATGGATGGTATAGGCCTTCACGACATCCAGCCCGAACTGGCGGACCATGCGCCGGATTTCGGTGACGCCCTTTTCGCAGGCCGCGATCTGCGCCTTCAGATCGGCCATGTTCTGGTCGGGGTTGCGCGACGGCCAGGTGCCCGAGACCAGCAGGGCGCGCATCTCCGCCTCAAGCAGCCGACCTTCGGCGACCAGTTGCACGCCGTCGATCAGCACGCCCTCTTCATCGATATGACGGCTGTCGGCAGGCATCGATCCGGGCGTCTTGCCGCCGATATCGGCATGGTGCCCGCGTGAGGCCACGAAGAACAGCGGCTGGTCACCCGCCACCGCATCCTCGGCGAAAACCGGGGTGATCACGGTGATGTCGGGCAGATGGGTGCCACCATTATAGGGCGCGTTCAGCACGAAAACATCGCCCGGCTTCATGGCCGTGCCCTGTTTGCGGATCACCGCCCGGACACTTTCGCCCATCGATCCCAGATGCACCGGCATATGCGGGGCGTTGGCGACCAGGGCGCCGTCGCTCTCAAAGATCGCGCAGGAAAAATCGAGCCGTTCCTTGATGTTGACCGAATGGGCGGTGTTCTCAAGCGTCGCCCCCATCTGTTCGGCGATCGACATGAACAGGTTGTTGAAGATCTCCAGCATCACCGGATCGGCATCGGTACCGATGGCGACGCGCTTCGGTCGCGCCACCACGCGGGTCAGGATCAGATGGCCGCGATCGTTCAATTCCGCCGCCCAGCCCTGTTCCACCACGGTGGTACCGGTCGCCTCGATGATGATCGCCGGCCCCTGGACACGATCGGCCACCGCCATGGCGTCGCGGTCATAGACCGGGGCATCGTGCCAGTCGCCATCGGAATAGAATCGGGTTTCCGCGATCGATGCCAGAACATGATCCGTGGGGGCGGCCGGCAGAACCGCGTCTTCCGGCTGATCGGTGGCGCCGATCGCCTCCACCTCGACCGCCTCGACCACCAGCGGCTTGCCGGTCATCACGAAGCCGAAGCGCTGGCGATGGGCGTCCTCGAAGCCTGAGACGATCTGGTCGAGCGTGCCGTGATCGACCGAGATGGTGCTGTCGCTGCCGCGATATTTCACATGCAGCCGGCAGGCGACGCTGATCCGCGCATCGGGGATCGACTGGCCGCGCAGCTCATCGGCGGCCTCGATGGCCATGGCCCCGGTCAGCATGTCCAGATCGGGGATGGCATCGGCGTCGAGCACGCGTTCCACCGCGCGCTCACGCATCGCCCGGATATCAGCCAGGCCCATGCCATAGGCCGACAGCACGCCGGCCAGCGGATGCACGAACACCCGGGTCATGCCCAGCGCGTCGGCCACCAGGCAGGCATGCTGGCCGCCGGCACCGCCGAAACAGGCCAGAACATAGGACGAGACGTCATAGCCGCGTTGCACCGAGATCTGCTTGATCGCATTGGCCATGTTGTCGACCGCGATCTTCAGGAAGCCGTCGGCGATGGCCTCGGGCGGCCGGCGGTCACCGGTCGCGGCGGCGATCCGGTCGGCCATGTCGGTGAAGGCGGTGGCCACCGCCTCGGCATCCAGGGGCTGATCGCCATCGGCGCCGAAGATCTTCGGGAAGTATTCAGGGCGGACCTTGCCGACCATGACATTGCAGTCGGTCACCGCCAGCGGCCCGCCACGGCGATAGCAGGCGGGGCCGGGATTGGCGCCGGCGCTGTCGGGCCCCACGCGGAAGCGGGCGCCGTCGAAACCCAGGATCGAGCCGCCACCGGCCGCGACCGTGTGGATGCGCATCATCGGCGCCCGCATCCGCACACCCGCCACCATGGTGTCGAAGGCGCGTTCATACTCGCCGGCGAAATGCATCACATCGGTCGAGGTGCCGCCCATGTCGAAGCCGATCAGCTTGTCGAAGCCGGCCATGGCGGCGGTGCGCACGGCGCCGACCACGCCGCCCGCCGGCCCCGACAGGATGCTGTCCTTGCCCTGGAACAGCTCGGCATCGGTCAGCCCGCCATTGGAGCGCATGAACATCAGGGGCGCGCCGCCCAGGGCGCCGGCGACCTTGTCGACATAGCGCCGCAGGATCGGGGTCAGATAGGCATCGACCACGGTGGTGTCGCCGCGCCCGACCAGCTTCATCAGCGGGCTTGCCTCGTGGCTGACCGAAATCTGGCTGAAGCCGATATCGGTCGCGATCCGCTTCAGGGCAATCTCGTGGTCATGCCAGCGATAGCCATGCATCAGCACGATGGCGATGGCCCGCACGCCGTTGTCGTAGAGGGCCTGAA
Proteins encoded in this window:
- a CDS encoding DUF4365 domain-containing protein, with translation MHPDAIMSAPDQEEALSRAYVAAVAAGAGYTTATMDLDRDGVDIQIRAGGSMRPSLDIQLKATINLGAAHEGIFRFPLKRRNYDLLRDVAMVPRILVLLDLPRDKAEWLTVAPEQLMIRRCAYWANFARSPATDNQDTISVSVKQSDRFDVSGLVALMNSARAGGLT
- a CDS encoding hydantoinase B/oxoprolinase family protein → MTASASPTNAAAPLTGDTWQFWIDRGGTFTDVVARAPDGAVRTMKLLSENPERYDDAALAAIRAFLEIEPGKAIPAERIAAVKMGTTVATNALLERKGEHTALIITRGFRDALRIGYQNRPDIFAREIIRPELLYREVVEVEERVAADGRVITALDEAAATRDLQALYDNGVRAIAIVLMHGYRWHDHEIALKRIATDIGFSQISVSHEASPLMKLVGRGDTTVVDAYLTPILRRYVDKVAGALGGAPLMFMRSNGGLTDAELFQGKDSILSGPAGGVVGAVRTAAMAGFDKLIGFDMGGTSTDVMHFAGEYERAFDTMVAGVRMRAPMMRIHTVAAGGGSILGFDGARFRVGPDSAGANPGPACYRRGGPLAVTDCNVMVGKVRPEYFPKIFGADGDQPLDAEAVATAFTDMADRIAAATGDRRPPEAIADGFLKIAVDNMANAIKQISVQRGYDVSSYVLACFGGAGGQHACLVADALGMTRVFVHPLAGVLSAYGMGLADIRAMRERAVERVLDADAIPDLDMLTGAMAIEAADELRGQSIPDARISVACRLHVKYRGSDSTISVDHGTLDQIVSGFEDAHRQRFGFVMTGKPLVVEAVEVEAIGATDQPEDAVLPAAPTDHVLASIAETRFYSDGDWHDAPVYDRDAMAVADRVQGPAIIIEATGTTVVEQGWAAELNDRGHLILTRVVARPKRVAIGTDADPVMLEIFNNLFMSIAEQMGATLENTAHSVNIKERLDFSCAIFESDGALVANAPHMPVHLGSMGESVRAVIRKQGTAMKPGDVFVLNAPYNGGTHLPDITVITPVFAEDAVAGDQPLFFVASRGHHADIGGKTPGSMPADSRHIDEEGVLIDGVQLVAEGRLLEAEMRALLVSGTWPSRNPDQNMADLKAQIAACEKGVTEIRRMVRQFGLDVVKAYTIHVRNNAEEAVRRAIARLEGGRFSYEMDDGAVVTVTITIDRDAREAVVDFEGTSPQRDNNFNAPSAVCRAAVLYSFRTLVDDKIPMNDGCLEPISIRIPAGSMLNPHYPAAVVAGNVETSQVVTDAIYGALGVQAGAQGTMNNLTFGNARHQYYETICGGSGAGPDFDGTDAVHTHMTNSRLTDPEVLEWRFPVVLEAFEVREGSGGAGRHHGGNGARRRLRFDEAMTVSLLSNRRRVPPFGLDGGEDGAVGRNWVERTDGTREEFGACATVDVRPGDVFVIETPGGGGYGAASDDR
- a CDS encoding winged helix DNA-binding protein, giving the protein MTRPNTGSKVAPSGAAAAMSDSPTTREDRVSPTLPGGGRGIVNSAHLVSTKSPELSEFEFGLIIAAHGFQRWMTRCMAAAGIGDLGQLDVLVLHTVNHRARLKKLADICFVLNIEDSHTVGYSLKKLQKAGLVSTARKGKEALYATTPAGETACLAYRDVRERCLIDSLHSLGLSNQEIGDLAQRLRALSGLYDQAARAATSL